From Alligator mississippiensis isolate rAllMis1 chromosome 1, rAllMis1, whole genome shotgun sequence:
TTCCTGTGTGCAATAATTTGGCTCTGCAAGAAGCCAAAGCAGAAATTTTGACCAAGGTGCAGCATGGAAAAAACAGACCTGAACTCCGTTGCATACATCAcctatgctgtctgctcctggAATGAGAAAGTGCAAGCAGAGTGAGGCAAGCAGCAGCCCTGGCAAGGCCatgcttccttccctccctcactgttctGGCACGCCTTCCCTTAAGTGGTGCCCTGGGCCTGTGCCCACTTACACACCCCACATTATGCTACTGAGCAATGACAGGGTATTGCATCCAGCTGATTCTGAGAGGGCACCGCTGTTAGGAGGCTTCTCTGCCTGGAGTTCGTAATGCTCTGAGGAAAAGCTGCAGATAGAAAATAGATTCTCTCCCCATTACTCATACAGTTATGTCCCCAGAAAGAACCTTACCATAAACAGTCAAGCAGGTTTCCTTTCCAAAGGATCCAGCTGGAAAGGTGTTAAAGAGGCACTTATAGCATCCATTGTCCTGGATTCTAACTCCCCAAAAGGTGATGGCTGTATCATCCAGTGACGTGCCTGTAATATCTAATCGCCCCCGGTATGGATTTTGAACCTTTGAAGAATTTTTCTGGTAAGTAGCCACATTTTCAGGGAATGGGCTTGTTTTCTTCTGCCACGTAACTTGTACAATGTCATGTGGCTTCCTCAGGACACATCTTAAGGTTGCAttgctgcccacctctgccttttGGTTCTTTTTTGTCTCTATATCCACTGTAATGATATAAAGCAATTCATGAAATACACAAAAATAATCTTTGATCACTTTCTGACTTTCTAGATTTACCAGAAGCCATACAATGGTCCCATTCTACTGACTTCAACTGAGCTACAGTATcttagtttacaccagctgaggacaTTCCCTTCCACCTTTAATAAGACTATGAAACAGGCAACGTTTCCTTGCCATTATCTGTGTCCACCTCCTCCAGCTTTATTAAATTCTGTATATCTTGCATAGAAAGTGATTTGACTTTTGCTGTTTAATAAGAGAATGGAAAAAGATCCAAGAGACAGATGCATTAGGCCAGTTTCGTGATCggcaagggagagggaagagaaagagtTCAGCTCCATGAAAAGTTGCCATGCAGAAAGAGAAACAGACTGATTCACAGGAGACTCAGCGGTATACTTCTCACTTTACTTTGCTAGGTAAAGCCTCAGAAATTGGAGGCTAGCTCAAAACCTGTATATATACAAGAACAAATTACAGTTGTCTTACCATGTGCCCTGCAGAGTAATGTAACAGCAGCATACCACACCAAAGCTTGTAAAGTCTTATGAGAATCAAATTGCGCATTTACCTGAAGATACAAGAAGGTACATAGAATTAGGTCTTAATAACACTATTGTTTCCGGTAATTAATGCTCACCCTATGGATCCACAGTGCTTTTGAGTGGAAATGGAACATGCATTTACAGACAGCAGTCAACAGAAAATAAAGGCTCTGTTAACCCACACAGACCTGACTGAAGCTGAAAAAAGGATAAATCAGTGGGTACTTTTGATACACAAAGTTCCACCTTTagagaaaaaaattcaaacaggATCTCCATTTTATACAAAAGCTTTGCACATGCAGCATAAACATATGTGCCTGTGAAATTAGGCCTAATATTTAAGTGGATTCAGAGCATTGGCATTTGCTGCCTTAGAAACTGGGGTTACAAGCAATCAgaaggattttgcagttttgggaCATTTTAGGCATATTTTACCACTGAGATGCAATAACTGCATATATATTATTTACCAAATGCTTCAGAACATTAAAATAACCACCAGTTTTGCGGTTCTGGGTTTAGGAAGAAGTGCCACCTTTATGTACAGCCGAGTTAAGTGCTTTCTTATTCTTACAAATATATCCGAGGTAGTGGTAAGTGTTATGAGTGATACAGGGGTATCAGTAACTACCAGCAAACACATACTAGAGCCAGCTGTGGAGGCAGATAaacaagagagacaaagggaaagatctGGGACCTGACATTACCAGGACCAGCTTCTTCCTCCCTTAGATATTTGCCACATCTTCCAAAAGACCAGCGGTATTTCTGTTTGGGGCATATGCCTACTCCTGCATTTACTGTCACTGAAAGATATGTCTTTCCAGTTGAAAACAAACGTCTTGGGAACACTAAATTAATGAAGGGTGGGGAACATTTGGTAAAGTTAAACAAAAAAGAGCCTTGCTTCTTAAAGTTTGACCCCAAGGTAATTGCCTGTGTTTCAGGAGCAAACAAAGAAGCACAGCTGCAGTGAGAACAATAAGAGCAGaacatttataaaaaacaaaaggaaaccgGAGGATGGGCAGTATTCTTGTAGAGATAGTGAAGAATACAAAGTGTTCTCTGGAGAGGTGTAGGAAGAATCTCAAAGGCCAGCCAGGAAATGTGAGAAGTAGCTTCAGAAGCAGCTGTTTTTCAATACACCTGATTAATACAATATCTCTCCTTGAGATCCAAAGCCAAACCACATATTCAGTCTGTATGGctgaacggggggggggggggagggaaacaaaaGGCAGCTACTATTTAATACATGTTTaggttttttgttcttgtttttgtttgtctGGGTTTTTTCAATTCCTACCACAGAGGATGCTCTCCAAATTCATGTGTAATCCAGGCTCTGGTTTTCCAGTCAGAGACAAGGTATCAGCCACACTCTGGCCCTGTTCTGCTATATCTCTGCCTGGTTTTATTCTCAAACAAAAAGGATTAAACCAAGGGATGAGACTGTGCACAAACCCACCAACAAGTGGTCCCATCTCCCTAAACTCAGAAGGAATCTCAGAAGGTCCTGGGTCAATGCACCCATCTTCACTATTTCTCTCAGATGCTTCAGAAGTACCCCCTCTGGACCGTGTGCCCTGATTCCCCCGAAGGTTACcccactgtctgggtgcagggCACAATCCCGAGAACTTTACCCTGGGTCTGGGGGAAAGGGTGGATATTCTACATTTCCAGAGTGCTCCAGGGCTTCAGGAAGTTGACATGAAAAGGGCTCTAATGTCTGTCATTCCCCTGCCAAGTACACCTCATAACTTACCTTCTACCTGCACCACATGACCTCCAAGGGACCCTGTTGTTTGGCCAAAAGTTAATTTTCAATAGAGAGGAACAGCAATAAGACTCTATCTCTGGGTAGACAAACCTGAAATGAGCATTTTTGTATAGTTTTGCTCCTGGGATTGCTGTGTGGCTTGGAGATCTTCCCAGGTGAAAACCCCAATTAAATCTAGTCTTTGGACACTTGAGAACATACTTGATCACATTCTAGGCTTTTGCACAATACATTTGTCAACATGCTTACATGAGGTTTAGTATTCCTTGGGGCAGTGTTACAAACAACAGCTCAAATAGAGAAAGATCTGCTGATAATTGTGCAACTTCTGGGATTGCAAACAACAGGCAAAATATTAATCTGTCCCAATTCTGGGGCTCCCTAACTGAATTTCCATAACATCCTTTTTAGTGCCCAGTTGAACTtctcttctagcccatccagcAGGGTTAGATTGACCAAAGTTTGACCGAGTGGACCCTTTGAAGGGTGCATACTTACTCTATCAACTGGCACATGAAAGTCATGCCTTGGTCTGATAAAACTACCCGTGGGATCCCAACCCAAAAAATAACTTTATCAGCCTTGTGACAACTGGTTGACTCACAAAAGAGCAGATAACTATAGCGTCAGAGTTCTGGGTGGTAGAATCCAGTACTTTCAGAATGAACCAACATCCAAAAGGTCTTGgtttaaaagtctttttttctACCCCAATTCAGTCAAATACTACTCCCCAGAAGAAGTTTTGGGGGACTAAGCAAGTACACTGATGCAGTACTAGATGACTTTCTAGACAGGATTCACAACATTCCTTGATGTCACAAGAGATTCCtagataaaaaaatccaaaacattgTGAGCACCCTGTTCTTTATCTTCTCAAATCTCAAAACAAGACTAAGGTAATGATGGTAGGGTCAGGGAAATAACTGGAGCAGGTGGCAGAGATCAGAATATGCTGAATCAAAGATACGGTATTTATTAGCAATAACTACTAGTTACTTGTAGAGATAGCTTGAAAATGactaattcccccccccccgcctttctgccacccccgcccccccagcccatacacacacatacacactttattTTGGCAAAATATTGAGTactaatatatttaaaatgaaaaccttATTATTTCAATTGAAAATGCCACTGCAATGCCCCATTAATTTGTGACTTTGGGGTCTTACTCTTCTATTTTCTACTGTGGTCTGGGTTGTCTGACTCCTTTCTTCATGACGGGAGAGGATGCATCCTCACAGATTGGTACATCATAGAAGAGGTAGTCTAGAAAAAAAACCTACCCGTTAAAGAAAATGGCTTTAGAAAATGGCCCACAGACCAAGAAATACGACACTTGAAGTCCAACTTCTATAAGGCATGGTAATGCCATTTTTCTTCAAAACATTTTCATTGGTCCACTTCCACTGCTTGCTTTTGATGATATATTTATTTTGCCAAGATTAGACTATCACAATGCACTGTGTTTGGGGCTATACTTTATAAATCTGTATGAAGTTATTTAGAGACTGAAACTGGGCTGCTCACTTTCTGACTGATACACTGAAGAATACACATCACAAATCAATTAATGGGttatgtcgcagggcactaaggtgccctgctcctagaagagcagaaactgcctggggagagcccaaagaaaCAGGCAGAAGCCAAGGTGCACATTACCAGGGCAACAGGCTAGAGAGCAAATTaatctgcacctgcacctggtcagctgaccagaaggggcagggccctgggcccatataaatcCCAGGCTGGAACTCAGGaaggccagcagccaag
This genomic window contains:
- the LOC102565760 gene encoding OX-2 membrane glycoprotein isoform X13 — protein: MGSQVNAQFDSHKTLQALVWYAAVTLLCRAHVDIETKKNQKAEVGSNATLRCVLRKPHDIVQVTWQKKTSPFPENVATYQKNSSKVQNPYRGRLDITGTSLDDTAITFWGVRIQDNGCYKCLFNTFPAGSFGKETCLTVYEPLRISVSYSLSEGHLMANCSASAWPRPTITWLGLENQNKKTEEKVSDLNGTVLVTSHLYINNSESLVGHNLTCRASSMDEDKTSSVKVEGRWSHSVPVAVSVVCVVILLVMTVILLVVCWKRHKTKQSGK